The genomic interval TCAGCCGCTCAGCGGCTTCCGCACGGTCGGCCGCGGCTCCGGATTTCTCCGGCGAAAACTGATCGATATGAGCGGTTATCGTGAAACTGAATTCCGATCCTTCGCCTTTAGCACTGCGCACTGTCAGGCGCCCGCCCAGCTGTTCGACCATCTTCCGGGAAATGGCGAGTCCCAGCCCTGTACCGCCGTAGGCACGTGCATGCGACCCGTCCACCTGAGTAAATTTTCTGAAAATCAGTTGCTGTTCCTCTTCCGATATTCCAATACCCGTATCCGAAACAGAAAACCGAATGGAGCATTCATTCCCGTGGCATTCAACCGGTTCGACCGTGAGTTTTACATGCCCTTCCGAAGTAAACTTGATGGCGTTCCCCAGCAGATTAATCAGAATCTGGCGGATCAATCCCTCGTCGGTGCAGACGTGGTGCAACGATTCTGAACACCTTACAATCAGTTCCAGGCCCTTTTCAGTTGCGGACGGGATAAACAGGGTCTGCAGCTCGCCGATCATTCTGCGGATATCAACGCTGCCGATCATCAGATCAAGCCCTCCCATCTCCACGCGCGACAGATCAAGTATCGAATTGATAATGCGCAGCAGATTGTTGGCGGAGGAAACAATCGTTTCCACATACTCTTTCTGCTCGGAGTTAAGTTCTGTATTCCGAATAAGCTGCGCCATCCCCAGCACACCGTTCATCGGTGTACGGATTTCATGGCTCATATTAGCCAGAAATTCACTCTTGGTCCGATTGGCATTTTCTGCATTTTTCCTGGCCGCTTCAAGTGCTTCAAGCAGACGCTCCTGTTCCGCCCGCTGCCCGGCAAGTTTGGTAACCATCTTATTCATTCCGCGACCGAGAATACCCAACTCATCGGTACTGCGGACGCGCTTGACCCTCGAACTGAGATCACCCTGCTCAATGGCTTCGAGGCATTCCGTAATGCACCGCAGCCGGGGACGCAGTATCCAGTGAGCCAGACCCGCACCCATTACAGAAATAAGCAGAATACTCGCCGTAAAACCGCTGAGAAAAAGGCGCACTACCCACTGTTTACGCCTGTGATTTCGTGCCCCGTCCAATGTGAGATACCAGGTCTTCGCCTGCTCCCCCGGCAGATGCAGAGGAACGGTAATGAAAATCCGGCGCCGGCCATGCTCTTCAGCAATTGCCAGCGTTGAATCATTTTCCCAACGGATCAGTCCCGGATAATTCGTAAACGCAGTGGCGTTTCCCGCTGTAGTCCCCTCCATATCACGGTCATCACTGTAAAGCACATTCCCCTCTTCAGTGGTGATGAAAGACTGAATGACCGAACTTGGAATCATACTGTTCAGCGCCTTCAGATCACGCGCCACTTCAATCGGCAGTTTTCCGGAACGCACAAGCTGCACAGGTACACGGGCATCTTCGAGCAGCTCATTATCGATAAGCATTGAAACCCGCTGAATATAGTAAATACCCAGCCCGAAAAGCAGAGTGGAGGCAGAAAGAAATAGAACCAGACTCTGTTTAAATGCGAGCGATTGAAAGAAATGAAACCGCTTTTCAAGCTGACTGTCTTTAGACATGCTCTCACATTAAATAAAAAACACTTATGCTCAATGTCTAAAACGTCAGATTTTACTGTAAATTTCAGTCCCGAATTTTATCCCAGCCACAGTATTCCGAGCAGAATTCCGCCAACTGTTCCGGCTTAAGGTCTTCCGGATTCCAGCGTTGCGAATCCGCGATATGTTTCCAATCGCTGGAAAGAACATACACAAAAGCCGTATCATCGCCTATGTCTGCTTCAATCCGGTCATATTGATCTCCTTCAAAATCGTCCAGTAATCGGAACTCCTGCATCGTAAGCCCGCAGTAAAGTACCCCCTCTACACAGTCCGCAGACGACGGGACAACCACCGGATAATGCTCTCCCTTCACGCGCAGCCGTCGATAGCCCCTTAGCACCGCCGCTGTTCCGGCTATCCGCCGCCCCGTCACCGACTCCAGAACCTCCGGCCACATCAATGTTCCATAGGCAAACAGATTCATATAGCTCATCCTTAATTGTTAATCGCTGAAAACCCATGTACGTTGATGCGGCCTTTTTAGCAATCCAATTAAGCTTTAACGAATCACGAACGAACAGAACAATGAAAGAGCGTAACCTTCAACCCGACTGCTGGAAATATGAACTGTCCGGAGGTTTTCAGGCCTGGGCGGGAAAAACCGATCGCGACAACGATCTGCTGAGTCTGAAAACCGCTCGCCCGGAAGAACTCTGGTTTCATGTTCACGGCGTACCCGGAAGCCACGTCATTCTCCGCCACCCCGCCGGAGAAAAACCCGGCAATGCCCTTATCCGCCAGGCCGCCGCCATCGCAGCCTGGCACTCCAAAGCCCGCAACGCCGGCAATGTACCCGTAAAATACACCGAAGCCAAACATGTCGGAAAACCCCGCGGCGCCAGACCCGGCAGCGTCACCGTCAAGCGCGAAAAAACCATCAAAGTCCGCCCCGCCCTTCCCCGCGAATAAAGTATATCATCCGTCTTCCACGATCGTGGGAATTGGATGATATACTTTATTCGCGGGCGCCGTCAGACCGCCTTGCCTAAGGTGCCAGCTCGACCTTGATCATGTAGAAACCGTTGGTGTAGCCCGCGCCGGCGGTATCCTCAAAGTTTCCCTCGGTCAGGCCGTTGGTCAGCTCAACAAACGGGGTGCCAGCCAGATCGTCAGTCCAGTAGACCGAGTAGAGGCGGTTACTGACGGCATCCCAGCTCAGGATGGTACCTGAGGCAAAATTGGATGCACTGGAGATGTGGAAATAGTCGAGGGGATCGTTGATGTCTGTGCCGGCAATCAGCTCATCCGCATCGTCCACACCATCTCCATCCGTATCAGAAGAAACGGCATACTCGTAGGCACCCATATCAACAGATGTGCCAACGATTCGGGAGTTGCCGTTCAGATCAACTGCAACCATCACATAAGCATTGCTTCCGACATCAATGCAGGGCGATCCTGCCGATAAACGGTAGTCTCCGGCCGCTGGGTTGATAAAGACCGGAGTATTGGTGATGTTACCGTCCGAACCATGCGTGACATCCGGTGAACAGGTGTTGTATGCGGATACGGAAGTCAGATCATCCGGCGTGATCGTGTTGTAGAAGTTACCGTATACAATACTGTTTCTTACGGTTGCGTCGTACACCCCTCCTCCAGAATAGGAGGAGGTCGTCCGGTTGGAAACTATCGTACAATTGTAGTATTCACCGCGGAAGCCGCCGCCCCCCTGCTGACCGGACACATTGTTCACAATGCGCCGAAACTATTTTATCTTAAAGTATTTTCATGCTGAATGTTATAGAAACCGCATTCATCCATTCATCTGATTCTGCTTACTGTTGATCCAGAGCCGGAAAAACCGGTCAGGAATCACGATGCCGCTTTCCTCTTTGTCGATGATATCCTTTTTCAGCAGCACATCCACCGCCCGCTGGGCATTGGACGAAGACCCGAGCTGATATTTCCGAATAAAATCCGAGGAAAAAACCTGCGTTCCGGCACCTTCAGCCGCCACACCTTTCAGCAGACGGCGGGCATTCCGGGTAAGCGAATCCCAGAGGTTCATAAACGCATAACTTTCACGCTGAAGCAGCAGTTCCGTGGCCTGGGCGATCATCTCTTCACGCACTTCACAGCCCACTTCACAGAGTTCCCACAGCGGATGGCAGAGATGCTGGGTATAAAAGGGATGGCCTTCGGTCAGTTGGCAGATCGCGGAAATCACTTCGGGACTGATCCGCTTGCCGGTCTCGGCAAACTTTCCGGCGATAAAATCCTGCCAGTGATCCTCAGCAATCAAACCGAGCGGATAGTGCGAACCCGAGCGGTACATCGGACGCTGTGAGTCCATGAACATCTGCCGGATCAGGTGTTTGCGGCTGCCGCAGAAAATATAGGCGACATCGGCCTGGTGCTGGATGGAACTGCGCAGCAGCCGTTCCACCGCATCACTTTCATATTCCAGAATCTGCTGAAATTCATCGAAAACAATTACCACACGTCGGCCTGTTTTTTCGGCAGATTTCACCGGCATCGCCAATACCTCTTCAATCAGGGGCATATCCGGACGTTTCTGGTCAAAACTGAAAGTTACCACAGGCTTTCCGTCGTCGTTGGCAGATACCGACGGCACCAGCCGGCTGAAAAAGGTTTTCGCGGTGTGCAGCAGTTTATCCGTCGTCGTGGCCATCGATTCCGAAAAGGCTTTGGCGCAGGTGAGTACAAACGAGGTCTCTCCGTCGGTTGGCCAAAGGTCGATATAAACCGTCAGGTATTTCTCTTCCGGCAGTTCCTTCAGCACCTTCCGGATCAGCGAAGTTTTACCAAGCCGCCGCTCCGAATAGACAAACAGCTTTTCGGCATTTTCCACCGACCGCCGCAAATCGGCGGTCTCCCGGGTCCGGTTACAGAATGATTCGCCGGACACCACACCGCCGTATTGAAAGGGATTTCTCATAGTACGCCTCCTGCGTTACGCAATGTGCGTAATAATGACAACAAAGTCAATTCAGCTTTTCGATGACCGGTGCTGCGCGGAATGACTGTTTTATGATTCCGGATTCTGACTACGCGTTATGCGTTACGCAAATTGCGTATCACACTCGTTTTTTATAATTTCCGATTTAACAGCATCCTCTCCCAGACGGTCCAGCATATGCCCGAGCCGCTCGCGGGGCCGCCCGTTCTCCTTGTAGAACTGCAGGGTTTTATCCACCAGCGCCAATGCCTGCTCTTCGGTTGGAAGGTGCGCGGCAAGCGGAATTCCGAGTCGCGGCCGTTTGCCGAGTGTACCGCCGATCAATACCGTATAGCCCCGGGAAACCGTCTGCCAGGATGCTTTCGGACAACGGACCGCACAGGCGCTGCAGTTGATACACTTTTCTGCGTCGCGAACATACTGTCCCTTTTCGTTGCGGATCGCATCGGCCACACAGAATGCAATACAGGCATCACACCCAACACAGTCCGCGCCGGCCCAGCGGGGAATACGCGTACCCATAATTCCGATATCCGCTTCGCGTGCTTTGCCGCAGTTGTTCGGACAGCCCGTAACGCCGAATTTCACTTTATAAGGCATTTCCATCCGGAAATAGCGTTCATCCAGTTTCGCGGCCACCGATTGGGTATCGATGGATCCAAAACGGCACGATGCCTGCCCCGGACAGGCAATGATAATGCGGACCCGGTTCCCTTCCGCCCCCATTTTCAATCCGGCGGCTTCCAGCACCGCCTGCGCCGCGTCGAGATCTGCACCTTGAACATGATGGATTTCAATCCCCTGCCGCGTGGTCAGATGAACGCCTCCGGTTCCGTATTTTTCCGCAACAACGGAAACCGCCTGCAGCTGCGCCGCAGTCAGATTTCCGCCAACCGCCCGTAACCGAAGCGCAAAGATCCCCTTCTGTTTCTGCCGAATAGCGCAGCGGTATTTCTTTTCCATCGTCATTTCCTTTCGCAAAGCCGGAGGTTGTAGACCCGATACACCGGCTTTTCCAGTAAACAGCCAGCCATTTGCTCATTTTATATTTTATTTCAATTGCAGGGTTGACTTTAGTTCGGCGTCGAACTATTAATACGCCTCATGACAGAGAAACCACATATCAATGGAATTATGGCGCAGATCGGCCGCATTCGGGAGCACGCCGCCCTGTTTATTGAACAGGGCCTGAAAGAAGAGAACATCAAAGGCATTCTCTCCGCGCACGGCATCGTCCTCTTTTTTCTCTTCCAGCAGCAGCACCCCGTTGCCATGAAGGAGATTGTCGAAAAAACCGGCCGCGTAAAATCCACCGTCACGGGCATGATCAATACACTGGAACACCACGGTTATGTGGAAAAATTCCGAAGTCCGGAAGACAGGCGCGTAATACTGGTTCAGCTCACGGAAAAAGGCCGGGAAATCCGCCCCGCCTTTGAACGCATATCAACCGGAATGCTGGAAAAACTCTATGGCGATATGCCGCAGACCGACCGGGAAAAGCTGATCGAACTGCTCTCACAGATTCTGGATAATCT from Verrucomicrobia bacterium S94 carries:
- a CDS encoding response regulator, producing the protein MSKDSQLEKRFHFFQSLAFKQSLVLFLSASTLLFGLGIYYIQRVSMLIDNELLEDARVPVQLVRSGKLPIEVARDLKALNSMIPSSVIQSFITTEEGNVLYSDDRDMEGTTAGNATAFTNYPGLIRWENDSTLAIAEEHGRRRIFITVPLHLPGEQAKTWYLTLDGARNHRRKQWVVRLFLSGFTASILLISVMGAGLAHWILRPRLRCITECLEAIEQGDLSSRVKRVRSTDELGILGRGMNKMVTKLAGQRAEQERLLEALEAARKNAENANRTKSEFLANMSHEIRTPMNGVLGMAQLIRNTELNSEQKEYVETIVSSANNLLRIINSILDLSRVEMGGLDLMIGSVDIRRMIGELQTLFIPSATEKGLELIVRCSESLHHVCTDEGLIRQILINLLGNAIKFTSEGHVKLTVEPVECHGNECSIRFSVSDTGIGISEEEQQLIFRKFTQVDGSHARAYGGTGLGLAISRKMVEQLGGRLTVRSAKGEGSEFSFTITAHIDQFSPEKSGAAADRAEAAERLNLDVLVVEDNKLNQRVLKTMLEKLGCRIVLAENGKEALDLLRLVMPIEERPRFDLILMDIQMPVLDGLKATGMIRAQEGDDRRTPIVAITAHAMKGDREKFMEQGMDAYISKPIRQQDLVEIIKQFAGTSR
- a CDS encoding gamma-glutamylcyclotransferase, which gives rise to MSYMNLFAYGTLMWPEVLESVTGRRIAGTAAVLRGYRRLRVKGEHYPVVVPSSADCVEGVLYCGLTMQEFRLLDDFEGDQYDRIEADIGDDTAFVYVLSSDWKHIADSQRWNPEDLKPEQLAEFCSEYCGWDKIRD
- a CDS encoding DUF814 domain-containing protein is translated as MKERNLQPDCWKYELSGGFQAWAGKTDRDNDLLSLKTARPEELWFHVHGVPGSHVILRHPAGEKPGNALIRQAAAIAAWHSKARNAGNVPVKYTEAKHVGKPRGARPGSVTVKREKTIKVRPALPRE
- a CDS encoding ATP-binding protein gives rise to the protein MRNPFQYGGVVSGESFCNRTRETADLRRSVENAEKLFVYSERRLGKTSLIRKVLKELPEEKYLTVYIDLWPTDGETSFVLTCAKAFSESMATTTDKLLHTAKTFFSRLVPSVSANDDGKPVVTFSFDQKRPDMPLIEEVLAMPVKSAEKTGRRVVIVFDEFQQILEYESDAVERLLRSSIQHQADVAYIFCGSRKHLIRQMFMDSQRPMYRSGSHYPLGLIAEDHWQDFIAGKFAETGKRISPEVISAICQLTEGHPFYTQHLCHPLWELCEVGCEVREEMIAQATELLLQRESYAFMNLWDSLTRNARRLLKGVAAEGAGTQVFSSDFIRKYQLGSSSNAQRAVDVLLKKDIIDKEESGIVIPDRFFRLWINSKQNQMNG
- a CDS encoding sulfite reductase subunit beta, which translates into the protein MTMEKKYRCAIRQKQKGIFALRLRAVGGNLTAAQLQAVSVVAEKYGTGGVHLTTRQGIEIHHVQGADLDAAQAVLEAAGLKMGAEGNRVRIIIACPGQASCRFGSIDTQSVAAKLDERYFRMEMPYKVKFGVTGCPNNCGKAREADIGIMGTRIPRWAGADCVGCDACIAFCVADAIRNEKGQYVRDAEKCINCSACAVRCPKASWQTVSRGYTVLIGGTLGKRPRLGIPLAAHLPTEEQALALVDKTLQFYKENGRPRERLGHMLDRLGEDAVKSEIIKNECDTQFA
- a CDS encoding MarR family transcriptional regulator: MTEKPHINGIMAQIGRIREHAALFIEQGLKEENIKGILSAHGIVLFFLFQQQHPVAMKEIVEKTGRVKSTVTGMINTLEHHGYVEKFRSPEDRRVILVQLTEKGREIRPAFERISTGMLEKLYGDMPQTDREKLIELLSQILDNLKNT